Proteins found in one Cyprinus carpio isolate SPL01 chromosome B10, ASM1834038v1, whole genome shotgun sequence genomic segment:
- the fgf13b gene encoding fibroblast growth factor 13b isoform X1, with amino-acid sequence MSGKALLKTKEDKDATKEPQLKGIVTKLYSRQGFHLQLQADGTIDGTKEEDNSYAIFNLIPVGLRVVAIQGVQTKLYLAMNNEGYLYTSEHFTPECKFKESVFENYYVTYSSMIYRQQQSGRGWYLGLNKEGQIMKGNHVKKTKPAAHFIPKPLKVAMYREPSLHDLTEFSRSGSGTPTKSRSASAMLNGGKTLSQNEST; translated from the exons ATGAGCGGGAAAGCATTACTTAAGACGAAAGAAGACAAGGATGCAACAAAGG AGCCTCAGCTCAAGGGGATAGTCACCAAGCTCTACAGTCGACAAGGCTTTCATCTACAACTCCAAGCTGATGGGACCATCGATGGTACAAAAGAGGAAGATAATAGCTATG CTATTTTCAACCTCATCCCCGTTGGGCTACGGGTGGTGGCTATACAGGGTGTCCAGACCAAACTTTACCTGGCCATGAACAATGAAGGCTACCTGTACACCTCT GAGCACTTCACCCCAGAGTGCAAATTCAAAGAGTCAGTGTTTGAGAACTATTACGTGACCTACTCGTCAATGATCTATCGGCAGCAGCAGTCGGGCCGAGGCTGGTACCTGGGTCTCAACAAAGAGGGTCAAATCATGAAGGGCAACCATGTAAAGAAGACCAAGCCGGCTGCACACTTCATCCCCAAACCTCTGAAAG TTGCCATGTACAGAGAGCCGTCGCTCCACGACCTGACCGAGTTCTCCCGCTCCGGAAGTGGCACTCCAACCAAGAGCCGCAGCGCCTCGGCCATGCTCAACGGTGGCAAGACTCTGAGCCAGAACGAGTCAACATAA
- the fgf13b gene encoding fibroblast growth factor 13b isoform X2, giving the protein MSGKALLKTKEDKDATKVYTVQDGKEYILLLTESTQSLAVDKKENSAFHSKCQELFCCPFWKLFALKKKENTEEPQLKGIVTKLYSRQGFHLQLQADGTIDGTKEEDNSYAIFNLIPVGLRVVAIQGVQTKLYLAMNNEGYLYTSEHFTPECKFKESVFENYYVTYSSMIYRQQQSGRGWYLGLNKEGQIMKGNHVKKTKPAAHFIPKPLKVAMYREPSLHDLTEFSRSGSGTPTKSRSASAMLNGGKTLSQNEST; this is encoded by the exons ATGAGCGGGAAAGCATTACTTAAGACGAAAGAAGACAAGGATGCAACAAAGG TATACACTGTTCAAGATGGCAAGGAGTACATTCTGTTGCTGACGGAGTCAACTCAGTCTCTTGCTGTAGATAAGAAAGAAAACTCAGCCTTTCATAGTAAATGTCAGGAGCTCTTTTGCTGTCCATTCTGGAAACTCTTCGCactaaagaaaaaggaaaatactGAAG AGCCTCAGCTCAAGGGGATAGTCACCAAGCTCTACAGTCGACAAGGCTTTCATCTACAACTCCAAGCTGATGGGACCATCGATGGTACAAAAGAGGAAGATAATAGCTATG CTATTTTCAACCTCATCCCCGTTGGGCTACGGGTGGTGGCTATACAGGGTGTCCAGACCAAACTTTACCTGGCCATGAACAATGAAGGCTACCTGTACACCTCT GAGCACTTCACCCCAGAGTGCAAATTCAAAGAGTCAGTGTTTGAGAACTATTACGTGACCTACTCGTCAATGATCTATCGGCAGCAGCAGTCGGGCCGAGGCTGGTACCTGGGTCTCAACAAAGAGGGTCAAATCATGAAGGGCAACCATGTAAAGAAGACCAAGCCGGCTGCACACTTCATCCCCAAACCTCTGAAAG TTGCCATGTACAGAGAGCCGTCGCTCCACGACCTGACCGAGTTCTCCCGCTCCGGAAGTGGCACTCCAACCAAGAGCCGCAGCGCCTCGGCCATGCTCAACGGTGGCAAGACTCTGAGCCAGAACGAGTCAACATAA